CTGCTCTATGTGGGCATGACCCGGGCGCGGGAGCGCTTGTACCTGAGCCGTTGCGCGGCGCGCTCGCTTTTCGGCGAGAGCGGCCCGCGCAACGCCTCGCCTTTTTTGGCCGATCTGCCGCCAGCGGCCTGCCAAAGGGTTAGCGTGCGCAGCCAACGCCGCGCCCGTCAGATGGATCTTTTCGGGGGGTAGGGGAGGCTCTCAGGTCTCTTTGTTGTAGCGCTCGCGGGCCCGCTTGACCGCCTGTTGCAGCTCCGCCATTTGCACCGGCTTTTCCAGGAAATCCGAGGCGCCCATGCGCATGGCCGCCACCACCGACTCCTTGTCGCCGTGCCCGGTGATCACGATCACCTCGGTGTCCGGGCTCATTCGCTTGACGTCCTGCAAGACCTCCAGCCCGCCCTTGCCCGGCATCTTCAGGTCGGTGACCAGGATGGGGGTGGGCGACTGGGCGAACTTCTCTATGGCCTCCACCGGGTCGTTGAAACTGACGATGTCGTAGGCTTCCCGCTTCAGGAAGCTGCAATACACATTCAGTACCCCGGGGTCGTCGTCCACCACCGTGACCCGGCGGTCCTCCAGGCCCAGGATGGACAGGGCCGCCTCGACCACCTCGGGATCGAAATGGGTGCCCGAGCCTTGTTCCAGCACCGCGCAGGCTTCGTGTATGCTGTGGGCCGGACGATAGGGACGGTGGCTGGTCATGGCCTCCACCACGTCGCACACCGCCAGCAGCCGGGCCCAGGGGTGGATCTCCTCGCCCTTGAGCCCCTGGGGATAGCCCGAGCCGTCGATGCGCTCGTGGTGCTCGTAGACCACGCGGGCCACCGGCCAGGGGAAGGAGATGTTCTCCAGGATGCGGAAGGCCGTGGCCGGGTGCTCGCGGATGATGCCCATCTCGTGATCGGTCAAGCGGCCGGGCCGGTTGAGGATGTCCAGGGGGATGGCTCCCTTGCCGATGTCGTGTAGCAGGCCGCAATACTTCAGGCCGGTCAGGTCGTCATCGGACAGGCCCATCTCGCCGCCCACCTGCACCGCCAGCTCGGCCACCCGCTGGCTGTGGCCGGAGGTGTAGGGGTCGCGGCTGTCCACCATGTTGGTCAGGGCCAGGGTGGTGGCCTCCAGCCCCCGGTTGAGGGCCATGGTCAGCTCGTTGCGCTCCTGCTCGCGCTTGCGGTGCTCGGTAACGTCCTTGAACAGGTGCACCGTGCCCTGGACCTCTCCCCGGTCGTCGGTGACCGGAGTCAGGGTAACGGCGAAAAGGCGGCCCGAATTGGGGTCTTGGAAATCGCCCGAGCACATTTTGCCGTCCTGGAGGACGCCATTTTGCAGGCAATCCTCCGGCGGTGCGTAGGCGCCGTGCATCAGTTGGTAGCAAGACTGGCCCACGATTTCGCTGTAGTTCAGGCCCAGGTAATCGCGCATGGCCTTGTTGCAGCGTTGGACTTTGAAGTCCTTGTCGATGACCACCAGCAGGTCTTCCAGGGAGTCGAAGCATTGGCGCCATTCGGTGGCCGCCTTGCTAACCTCGGCCTCGGCCCGGCGCAGCTCGCTCAGGTCGGTGTAGATGGCCATGGAGCCCAGGCATTCGCCGTCTTCCCGCAACAGGGGAGAGGCGGACACGAAGATGGGTATCCGGCGGCCGTCCTTGGTGGTCACCTCCAGCTCATAGGACGAGGAGCTGCCCTGGCGCCGCTTGGCCAGCTCTCCCTTGAGGAACTCGGCGCCGTCTTTTTCGACCAGGGAGAACAAGGAGCCGCCCACCAGCTCCGCCTCGCTGTAGCCCAATAGCTCGGCCAGGGCCGGGTTGGCGAAGGTGATCACCCCGTTGGTGTCCACCGACATCAGGCCGTCCTTCATGGTCTCCACCAGGGTGCGGTAGCGCCCTTCGCTGTTGGCGACCATGTGCTGGCGGGAGGCCATGCGGTTAAGGGCCTTGACCGCCACCGCCTCCAAGAGGTCGAGCTGGTTGATGCCCAGATAGTCGGCCGCGCCCAGGCGCAGCAGCTCGGTCATGACCTCCTGGCTGGGCCGGGGGTCCAGCACCACCACGGGACGGATCAGCATACGCCGCTCGAGCAGATTCAAAACCTCGCGCGCTCCGCAGGGGCCGTCGTTATAGGCGATGATCAGTTCAGGGGGGTCATCGAGGGCGCCGGCCAACTCGGCCTGGTCGTGGGCGTGGCTGAAACGGGGGGGGCTATCCTGGCCCCGCAACAAATCCGAGATTTCTTGCTGCAACTTGGGCGGCAGCCCTAGGAGCAATATGGAGCGGGCCAGGGGCATAGCTGAGCTTTCCACCGGACAGGGACGGACCTTCCCCGTTAAGGACCCATCATTCTTGCCAATATGACCTTAGAGTATAGGGTTAGGCCGTCCGGAGGGGCAAGGCAATATTTTCACCAGAATGGATGAATCAGGCGGGGGGCAGGCCGTACTCCTTAATTTTGTTCTGCAAGGTCTTGCGGGTGATGCCCAGCATCTCCGCCGCCCGGGTGCGGTTGCCCTCGGTGGCGGCCAGGGTCTTTTCGATTAACATGCGCTCGGCGTCGCGGATGGTCATGCCCGCGTGCAGGCTGTCCCCGGCCTCGGATTCGGGAACCCGGTCGCCCAGGAGCAGATCGCCCGGCTCTATGAGCTGCCCTTGCGACAAAATCACCGCCCGCTCCACTCCGTTGATAAGCTCGCGCACGTTGCCCGGCCAGGCGTAGGACATGAGCCGGGTGCGGGCCGCGGGGCTGAAGCCCTTTATCTCCCGCTGGTTCTCGGCCGCGAAACGCCGGAGAAACAGCTCGGCCAACAGCAGCACGTCCTCGCCCCGGCCGCGCAGGGGGGGCATGGCCAGGTTGACCACGTTGAGGCGGTAGTAGAGATCCTCGCGGAAGGCGCCTTCGCTCACCGCGGCGGCCAGGTCGCGGTTGGTGGCCGCGATCACCCGCACGTCGGCGTGGAAGGTCTTGTCGCTGCCCACCGGGGAGTACTCGCCTTCTTGCAAGGCCCTGAGCAGCTTGGCCTGGAGGGCCGGGGTCATCTCGCCGATCTCGTCCAAAAACAGGGTGCCCCCGTCGGCGGCGGCCATGCGCCCCTCGCGGCGGCTGGTGGCCCCGGTGAAGGAGCCTTTCTCGTGGCCGAACAGCTCGCTCTCCAGAAGGTTCTCCGGCAGGGCCGCGCAGTTCACCTTGATCAGGGGCCCCTGGGCCCGGGCTGAGTTCTGGTGCAGTATCTGAGCCACCACCTCCTTGCCCGTGCCGCTCTCGCCGGTGATGAGCACCGTGGCCTGGCTGGGGGCCACCAGGGCCATGGTCTCCTTGAGGCGGCGCATGGGCGGGCTTTCGCCCACCAGGGCCGAGAAGTCGAAGCGCTCGTTCAGGCGCTCGGCTTGGGAAGCCACCTGGGCGGCCAGGCGGGCGGCCTTGAGCTGGCGCTCGATCTTTATGAGCACCTCGTCCACGTCCAGGGGCTTGGTCAGATAGTCCTCGGCCCCGATCTTGAGGGCCTGCACCGCGCTGTCGATGGAGCCGTAGGCGGTCATCATCATCACCGGCAGCTCGGGGTGGGCCCCCTTGATGCGCCCCAGGGCCTCCATGCCGGTCACCCGGGGCATCACCAGGTCCATGAGCACCAGGTCCACCGGCTCGGCCTCCACCGTGGCCACCGCCGCGCCGCCGTCGGCAGCCTCGGCCACGCGGTAGCCCGCCTCTTCCAGGTGGGCGGTGAGCATCAAGCGATGGGCCGCCTCGTCGTCCACTACCAGGATCAGGGGTTGCTTGCTCATGCCTTGGCCTTTGTCAGGGGCAGGGTCAGGGTGAACACCGCGCCGCCCTCCGGGCGGTTGGCAGCGCTCAGCTCGCCGCCCTGGGCGGAGGCCAGGCGACTGGCGATGGCCAGGCCCAGGCCGGTGCCCCGCTCCTTGGTGCTGAAGAAGGGATCGAAGATTTCGTTTTCCTGGCCCGGGGGCAGGCCGGGGCCCTGGTCGGCCACGCTGAGCGCCACGCTCTGGCCGTTGCGCGCCGCGCTCACCTCCACCCGGCCCTGGCCGTTGTTGGCGTCCATGGCGTTGAGAAGGAGGTTCATGAGTATCTGGCGCACCTGGTCCGGGTCGGCCGGAACCTGAGGCAGGCCGGGCTCGCAGTGGGCCGCGACCTCCACGCCCTGGCCCCGGGGCTCGTCGGCCAGCAGGCGGATGGTGCCATCGATGCTCTCGCCCAGGTCCAGGGGGATGAGCCGGGGCGGCCGGGGGCGGGTGTAGTCCAACAGGCCCGAGACCACCCGCTCCAGGCGGTCCACCTCGGCCACGGCGGTCTGGGCGCACTGGGCCTGGCGGGTGCCTTCCTGCTGGCCCTTGGCCAAAAACTGCACCAGCCCGCGCAGGGCCGAAAGGGGGTTGCGCACTTCGTGGGCCACCGAGCCGGCCAAACGGCCCACCGCGGCCAGGTGCTGGTTGGCCGCCACTTCCTCGCGCAGGCGGCCCAGCTCGCGTTGGCGACGGCGGGCCAGGAGAAACATGAACGCGGCCACCGTGCCCGCGGCCAGGAAGACCACGCCCGCCAGGAACAGGGAGCTGGCCAGGTCGCGCTTTTGGGCGGTCTGGATGCTCTTGGTGGATAGGCGCACCAGCACGTAGCCCGGCTTTTGGTTCGGGGCGGGCAGGCCCATCATGTTCATGCCCGGGGCCATCATGCGTCCCATCTCTTCCCGATGGTCGCGTGCCCAATTGGGCAGCCTGCCGCCCGGCCGCCGCAGCGGAGCCAGGGGCTCGAAGGGCCGCCCCAGGACCAGCTCTCCCTTGAGGAAGGTGGTTACCGGCATACGATGGTCGATGGCCGCGTCCACCTCCTGGGGCAGGCCGCCCAGGGCCATGCGCCGCACGTCCTTGGCGTTGGGCACCGAGACTCCGGCGGCCATAAGCTCGTTGCGCGGGTCCACCACGGCCAGGGAGAGCAGGTTGGGCAGGCGCAGCATCTCCTCCACCAAAGACTGCATACGCAGGGTGCCCCACATGTGGTGGCGCATACCGAAGCGGGTGGCCCCCTCCAGGGAGCGCACCACCAGCTCGCCCTGGGTGGCCAGGGAGTGGCGCATCAGCTCGCCGGTCTTTTGCATACGCCGGGCGGTGGTCAGGCCGATCACCACCAGGATCAGCAACAACATCCCGGCCAGCAAGAGAACGGGCAGACCGCTCTTGGGCTCGCGCTTCTTGGGGGTGTTGTTGCTCATCCTGTCGGGTCTCCTAGACAATCAAGGCCCGGGCCTTTGGGGGCCCGGACCCTGA
This region of Desulfarculaceae bacterium genomic DNA includes:
- a CDS encoding PAS domain S-box protein, giving the protein MPLARSILLLGLPPKLQQEISDLLRGQDSPPRFSHAHDQAELAGALDDPPELIIAYNDGPCGAREVLNLLERRMLIRPVVVLDPRPSQEVMTELLRLGAADYLGINQLDLLEAVAVKALNRMASRQHMVANSEGRYRTLVETMKDGLMSVDTNGVITFANPALAELLGYSEAELVGGSLFSLVEKDGAEFLKGELAKRRQGSSSSYELEVTTKDGRRIPIFVSASPLLREDGECLGSMAIYTDLSELRRAEAEVSKAATEWRQCFDSLEDLLVVIDKDFKVQRCNKAMRDYLGLNYSEIVGQSCYQLMHGAYAPPEDCLQNGVLQDGKMCSGDFQDPNSGRLFAVTLTPVTDDRGEVQGTVHLFKDVTEHRKREQERNELTMALNRGLEATTLALTNMVDSRDPYTSGHSQRVAELAVQVGGEMGLSDDDLTGLKYCGLLHDIGKGAIPLDILNRPGRLTDHEMGIIREHPATAFRILENISFPWPVARVVYEHHERIDGSGYPQGLKGEEIHPWARLLAVCDVVEAMTSHRPYRPAHSIHEACAVLEQGSGTHFDPEVVEAALSILGLEDRRVTVVDDDPGVLNVYCSFLKREAYDIVSFNDPVEAIEKFAQSPTPILVTDLKMPGKGGLEVLQDVKRMSPDTEVIVITGHGDKESVVAAMRMGASDFLEKPVQMAELQQAVKRARERYNKET
- a CDS encoding sigma-54 dependent transcriptional regulator, which codes for MSKQPLILVVDDEAAHRLMLTAHLEEAGYRVAEAADGGAAVATVEAEPVDLVLMDLVMPRVTGMEALGRIKGAHPELPVMMMTAYGSIDSAVQALKIGAEDYLTKPLDVDEVLIKIERQLKAARLAAQVASQAERLNERFDFSALVGESPPMRRLKETMALVAPSQATVLITGESGTGKEVVAQILHQNSARAQGPLIKVNCAALPENLLESELFGHEKGSFTGATSRREGRMAAADGGTLFLDEIGEMTPALQAKLLRALQEGEYSPVGSDKTFHADVRVIAATNRDLAAAVSEGAFREDLYYRLNVVNLAMPPLRGRGEDVLLLAELFLRRFAAENQREIKGFSPAARTRLMSYAWPGNVRELINGVERAVILSQGQLIEPGDLLLGDRVPESEAGDSLHAGMTIRDAERMLIEKTLAATEGNRTRAAEMLGITRKTLQNKIKEYGLPPA